A genomic stretch from Planifilum fimeticola includes:
- the treC gene encoding alpha,alpha-phosphotrehalase — translation MKNLRNEDWRKSVIYQIYPKSFYSAKNQPTGDLAGIIEKLDYLAHLGIDYIWLTPIYPSPQRDNGYDVSDYYAIDPRYGTMEEFKTLLEEARRRRIGIILDMVFNHTSTEHQWFQEARKSPDSPYRSFYIWRDRPNNWRSKFGGSAWEYDEVARQYYLHLFDKTQADLNWENEQVRREIYNIMKFWADMGVAGFRLDVINLISKDQRFPDATGEGPMNDGRKFYTDGPRVHEFLQEMHREVLEGTNLITVGEMSSTTIEHGVKYSRPDRKELNMIFSFHHMKVDYPGGEKWVKGSFDLLKLKKVMSEWQRGMHEGGGWNALFWCNHDQPRVVSRFGNDTVFRRESATMLATALHMLQGTPYIYQGEEIGMTNPYFESIDDYRDVETLNAYRLHPDKEAVMEAIKQKSRDNARTPMQWNSEKHAGFSTAEPWIKVAPNYKEINVEKELKDPQSILHHYRELIRLRKTYDIITYGKYEPLLEDHPRLWVYTRRLEGEALLVVNNFSDAETEFLLPEGLPFARWNSRVLISNYEDAPSDFRRILLRPYESVVFHFTR, via the coding sequence ATGAAGAACCTCAGAAACGAAGACTGGAGAAAATCGGTCATCTATCAGATCTACCCCAAAAGCTTTTACAGCGCCAAAAACCAACCCACCGGAGATCTCGCGGGAATCATTGAAAAACTGGACTACCTCGCGCACCTGGGCATCGATTACATCTGGCTCACGCCGATCTATCCGTCCCCGCAAAGGGACAACGGCTATGATGTGAGCGACTACTATGCCATCGACCCCCGCTACGGGACGATGGAAGAGTTCAAAACGCTGCTCGAGGAAGCGCGCCGGCGCAGAATCGGGATTATCCTGGACATGGTGTTCAACCACACGTCCACCGAACACCAATGGTTTCAGGAGGCCCGCAAATCCCCGGACAGTCCGTACCGCTCCTTTTATATCTGGCGGGACCGACCCAACAACTGGCGCTCCAAATTCGGCGGTTCCGCCTGGGAATACGATGAGGTAGCCCGGCAATATTACCTGCATCTGTTCGACAAAACCCAGGCGGATCTGAACTGGGAAAACGAACAGGTGCGGCGGGAAATCTACAACATCATGAAGTTCTGGGCCGACATGGGCGTCGCGGGATTCCGCCTGGACGTCATCAATCTGATCTCCAAGGATCAGCGCTTTCCGGACGCCACCGGAGAGGGGCCGATGAACGACGGCCGCAAATTTTACACCGACGGCCCCAGGGTCCACGAGTTCCTTCAGGAAATGCACCGGGAGGTGCTGGAAGGCACCAACCTGATCACCGTGGGGGAAATGTCCTCCACCACCATCGAACACGGGGTGAAATACTCCCGGCCGGACCGGAAGGAACTGAACATGATTTTCAGCTTTCACCACATGAAGGTGGATTATCCCGGCGGTGAGAAATGGGTGAAAGGCTCCTTCGACCTCTTGAAATTGAAAAAAGTGATGTCCGAATGGCAAAGGGGGATGCATGAAGGCGGGGGTTGGAACGCCCTCTTCTGGTGCAACCACGATCAGCCCCGCGTCGTCTCCCGGTTTGGAAACGACACCGTCTTTCGGCGCGAGTCGGCCACCATGCTGGCCACGGCGCTGCACATGCTTCAGGGCACTCCCTATATTTATCAGGGAGAAGAAATCGGCATGACCAACCCCTATTTTGAATCCATCGATGATTACCGCGATGTGGAAACCCTGAACGCCTACCGCCTCCACCCGGACAAAGAGGCCGTCATGGAAGCCATCAAGCAAAAATCCCGGGACAACGCGCGCACGCCCATGCAGTGGAACAGCGAAAAACATGCCGGATTCTCCACCGCAGAGCCCTGGATCAAAGTGGCTCCCAATTACAAGGAGATCAACGTGGAAAAAGAACTCAAGGATCCGCAGTCCATCCTCCATCACTACAGGGAATTGATCCGGCTGAGAAAAACCTACGATATCATCACCTACGGAAAGTACGAACCCCTACTCGAAGACCATCCCCGGCTGTGGGTATATACCCGCAGACTGGAAGGCGAAGCGCTTCTGGTCGTGAACAACTTTTCCGATGCGGAGACCGAATTCCTCCTGCCCGAAGGACTCCCCTTCGCCCGTTGGAACAGCCGGGTGCTCATCTCCAACTACGAAGACGCCCCTTCCGATTTCAGACGAATTCTCTTAAGGCCCTATGAATCCGTCGTCTTCCACTTCACCCGGTGA